CAGGATCCAACTGTGCAGCCGCTAAAACTTCTCCAATCTGCGCTTCTCTTTGTTCCAAGATTTCAGAAAGCTTATCCAATTTCTTCTCCAGCAAAACGTTCTTCAGTCCAGTTTTTTGCTGCAGTTCCAAAATGGAGGATACGAATCTCGAGTGCAGTTCGTCTCGTTCCTTTTGGCACTTTTCGAACCTCATTTCAAGAACTTCGTTCTCCCATTTTAAATTGTCGTAGTCTTTCGAAACGGCCgccaattttttctttgtattcTAAAAGATTTCCAATTAATTACTTTCTTCTGTTTAATTAgtcttaagaaaaaataaaattactaattactgAAAGACAAAGCTTGTCCTTTTCATAATTGGTTAACTGCCGGGTCAATTCACCAACTTGTTCCGTCGATGACTTCAAGTCAGTTGTCAGCTTCTTGTTTTCAGTTATCGACTCTCGGGCTTGTTTCTTCGTTCTTTCTTCACTGCTTTTCATTACTTCCATTTGTTCCTTTGAAACAttaatcaagtaaatattaatcattggacttgattgaaaagtataaaataatttaggttAAATTTACCTTGAGACTTTGTATAAGCGACAAATTGTTTATCGTAATATCATTGTAATAGTTCTTCATGTCAAGAAAAGCTTTTTCGtgattttttatcaagttAGCGATCTGCATATTTTTCCTTTCTTCAATCTCGGAAATTTCCATTCTGTGTTTCAAATTCAACGATTCGTATTGACTAGTTAATTTTTGCTCGTATTTCTGCTCCATTTCCATGGCCTCGgactcaaattttttaatcatatcaCTCATTTCTTCAGcatttttctgtaaaaaaataaattacatttacatataattttaacttcacataatttgcaataatttcatataatattacataattttttatattctcgATGAATTTCATacttcatatatttttatatagcTTTATGTAATGTTCTAGAAAacttcatataattttatacaacttgatataattttatataacttTATATGACTTCATATgtctttatataattttatacaactTCATAATGTCTTCCATAActtcatataattttaaatgagtTAATATAATTTCACACTTCATATAATTTCATACAACTTCATGTATTGTTGCATAaaactaattatattttcattcaacTTCATATAATTCTACATAACTTTTAATGACTTCATATGTCTTCATATAATCATATAAGTTGATATTACTTCATgcttcatataattttataccaCTTCCtaaattattgtatataaCTACATATAATTCAACCTAAGTTCATATTATTTcgaatagttttttataatctcATGTATAAATCTACATAACTTCATCCAacctaatataattttatacaacttcatatattttttcctcaacttcatataattttataaaactccatgtaattttatataattctaGATAACTTCATGAGATATTATACAACTTCATATACTTACGTGCCActtcatataattatatcataaattatatataacttcATAGAATTTCATAAAGCTTcatataatttcaaattttatataccTTTAAACaacttttagaattttaaaataaatttatagaatgTCAAGCAACTTCATGTCAAATTACAAAACTTCATATAAGTTTACATAACTtcgtataattttatacaacttcatatatttttctataacttcataaaattttccacAATTTTATAGAGTTTCTCAacaactttttataattttacaaaactttACATAATCCAATACAacttcatataattttatacagCTTCACGTAAAtctttcataatttataaaattatataaaaaatatgaatttttagaaGAAGTAAAATTATATGACTTCTCcttattaaatgattattaaaaaaattaattattctaaaattatatatatgattttCTGCGAcatataattttacataacTAGAAATTCCAAttcccaaaaattataaaaatcaacttACCAATTTTAGCAAtcgaatttcattaatatgCGCGAGTTCATTTTCCTTTTGAATTTTCCTCAGCTCTTTCTTATCCTTTATCAGCTCATTTTCCTGATCATTATGATCATCTTGAGCAAGCTTCAGGGCCACCATATGCTCAGCTTTCGTTTCGGACAAATTAGTATGGTGCTCATACATCAAGTGCTTAACCTTCTGCTtgtacaattttatttcttcatcatGTTTCTCCGCCAATTCTTCCTTTTCTCGTTCCTTGTTCCTACAAAAATTCCACGCTTAAGGTAGTTTGGTCGTCGCAATCCGAAGTcaaattaatagatattttttttttgcaagtgATCACTCGAAAAAttgcataaaatataaaattatttctaatcaaaattcaattgaataaattcaatttataattatggttaaataattataataatataactattaTAATATCAACTGACAAGTACTGGGCTGTCACAAAACAATAACAACTGTTATAGATTATGTAAGGTCGGTACTTAAAACAGTTGCTCACGGTGTTCATTTATTGTTTCAATTTGCAAATATCACTTCAATATGTTAAATCTGCTATAATTTACGTGGACTTTTAATGTatgattaataacaatttattttaatgcaaaaaaactttatgattatatttcaatttcaaatttgccgCGCACCGAGAAGTCGCCATTTTTCCCCTGATAAAGATGGAGGAATAATGTCTCCGACAAACAACAAAGATAGAaaccaatttttgatattaaaaaattaattaaattaaaactatgtGGTAAAtcgttatcaaattttgatagaatATGTATGAAACATTGTTCTATCTAttggaaagttttttttatggtGTCAAGTTGGCCGACTTTTTATAAATCCTCCATTTCCGGAGTTGTTGAACAAGGACACTCATAAGAGATCGTGtatttttacaaaactttaattaattatatctcttaaacggtgtagtaaaaaaatctgattttttttctatagacgtattaaatcataatctttcgaataaatataaaaaagtatgGGGTCAAGTTGAAGGTATTTGACACCCAAACTACCTTaattacgattttttttttttttaaatcaattacacaatttatttttttcttaagaaatgaatgagcgttatgaggcgtgcacttttgaattttccaaacttttttaattttcctctTACCTAATAGTAGCTCTCGCCTCGTCCAATTGGTTCCTGGTAATCTCCCAAAAAGTCCTCAATTTATCACGCTCtagctgaaaaaaatttctttcttccCGCTCGCGCTCCATTTCTTCCAAAATTTTGTGACTGTACAACTCCAATTGTTCccttgacatttttgaagtatCTACTCCGTCTACAGTGTCTGAAGTTTTCGCTTTTGCTTTTTTCGGccccttaaaaaaacaaaatttcaaatttcgcgCCAAAGgcctttcaaaattcaaaattaaattaacatggCGGAGATTTGTCTAAACAGCTGTTTTATACCTAGTTTTAAgagttttttgttaattactctcaaataaaataattttgagccCCAATTTTTTGTAAGGACCTTCTTTTTACCTtcttttacaaattaaaaaaagaataaagtcaatttattaattattaattaaaatattgacactttaaaatttttcttgctactaaaaacttttaaattgactttttttatatttattaaatagaattattttaaaaaattaaatttaattacttgtaaaataattaaaaaattaattaccattttattttgtagttaaaatttttttttttttttaaataaataaataagataacACTAgattcacaaaaaattttttttttcaacttaattaactacaaaaatttattttaattgttttattgaattttttaaggaacatcactagaataaaaatataagactAAAATAAAACACATATGTCCGATAATGTTTTGATTCGGTTGCTAGGCAACGTTAATGAACACACTTCATACACTTGCAATATatagatagaaaaattttaattaatttttgaaatgtcagggaaaaaataataaaattatttataacaattaaaaaaatttattatttatcaattcacattttcatttatgtctatttgttaattaaataatttttcaataaaatccctcaatatttttaatactaaataataaaagttataaacaaatgcataataattaatacattaattacaattatttatttattctatttttaacataatttgtagacataattttttttttgcaaatataATTTGATCGTAGGAAAtgatacaaaaatataatttataattaataattacagtcaatttaattattcaattcattcaattattatgcttattaattagatattctaatttataaatttaatagctttctcccataaaattaattaataaaccatagtgtgcataaaaaaaacaaattaacaattaaaaaacaatttttttttgtgtttttacTTTCTTgtgcatttttaataattaaaaaatttttttttcatatttatttttttgataataatttaccccgctaaattaaattattttaaataaaaattattttttttttcaaaatttaaaattaaaatcttttaaatataaatcaaacccttttaaaaaataattataataaataaataaggaatgaaaaaaattcccttaaattataaaacaataatttaattggaatgctaattaatttaattttttcctattttattaaaattatctaaattgTTTCTCCGTTGAATTGCAATAGGCATCCCACTGCACCAAAGTaaccctaaaaaaaaaaaaaaaaaaaagaaattaaattattaaaaatttatcatttataaataaattaattaattaattaactaattaccTCGTGCTCTAAAAATAGAGCCTTTAGTGTTCCCTTAGACCAATAATCCATAGCATAGGCCAACAATTTCATGGAAATTGGATTCACCCGCAAAAAATTACCAGCAAATACTacctgtaatttttttataaaaaaaaaatttattattaaataatttttagtctaatttgatttatttttgtttaaagtttagaaaataaaaaaaaattttcaatttggtgaatatgaaaattttagcaTTGGCGAAGAAACAAAGTCAAAACTGAGCTACTCGGAAAATTCAGGGTTCGAATCTTGgtgactgattttttttttttttttttagaatattgattttttattctagaataattttgtaattaatttgatgaatttttgaaaacttacccgctcaattttttcattaacgGCACACATCCGTGCAATGGACCCTATGTTGTTGGTAATGGTAACGAGTGTCGCGCGTGCTAAGTCCTCTTTATTAACAGCTTGCCTCCGGTCTTTAGAGTTCATTTGGCCGAAACTGCACAATTGTAGGAAACTTAGACATacaccgttttttttttataattttatttgtgagAGAATTTATAACAGAAGTGTGaaggaatttatttataaatagaaataaaataaagacttgttcaatttaaataagtttacactgaaaaaaaatttataatttatttacactacttacaaaaattaagggaataaaaaaaaaattcaaattttatttcaaaaataaaaaattcattttaaagctCTAAGACTCTAGTTTTTAGATCTTAAGGGGGGCATTCCATGCGAAATGGGAAAaagactaaaatttaaaaatttctctaattcattctaatttagtcctaatttattattaaaagtttataatttaccaatttgtaaagaaaattttttttaatcaataagaaaaccCATTTTTCTCTCCTAATAACTTTTCAGCCGAACTAACTTGTATTCGAGTCAAATGTTTTAGTagtttttagaacaaattcattttatgtttgttattaactaacatatttattattatagtttttagaacaaatttttttatgttcgttattaattaacacctaagtttatcaagatcgtgttgtcagcatgctaaatcctttatttgtattttttagttttttttaattatcctaaataatttatagttaaatatataaacaataatgtttctaacgttgaaataatataaaagtctttttaataaacagctttatgtagacattttgtacttgtcccatCAGTAGcaaatgcctgtcccaccagtcacaataaaaaaaatttttttaattgtttctacgtaggtaatcagtctaattcttcataatattgaatatttgtagaataaattttgtattgagagggaagtattttttaaaagtttagtggtcgaactgaaattggactttaagtataccttgggtaagagagaaggatttttcttagtcccaccagtcactctcagtcaaatgataatttcgagaaacttaaaaagtattcgaggtttttgacaaagggatgttgttaattagttattcttctatattataagataaattttactatagtataagtTTTAGTCacataattttctaattaatgtaattccAGAGTCgaatgtcccaccagtcactatAGAATGCcctattaaaagtttatattttacgaatttgtaaagaaaattttatttaatcaatagggaaatcgaattttctctcctagtaactAACTTTTAAGCCGTAACTaagtttcagtcacataattatagcttaCAATTCATGGAATCTCAAAGtcaaatgtcccaccagtcactatggaatgcccctaaggtcaaaattttttaggaattacGTTTTTAACATGATCCGAAGAAatagagcgaaaaaaaaattttcaaaatttttgatctttttttttcgctctacggacttggaaaaattttttcagacaaAGCGATCTTATGGAACAGATAGCCTATTTATTCAgcttcaatttcattttttatttagcttgATACGACCATTTGTCGCGGAAATAttcgagattaaaaaaaaaaagccgcTTATGTCTTGAACCGTCAATATCTTTGCAACCAATAATtgtacagcaaaaaaaaaggaCAGTTTTGGAAATTGGAAGAAATTCTCAATAAAATCCTATAAAACAATTCCAGAAAAAATCTTATCGATGTACGATACCagcttgaaaaaattgaaaaagtgACTTTTTCTCTTATTTTGGTTAATCGACTGTATCTTAATAAATATCGACGGTGAAGCTAGACATGCAGGAATTTTTACACCTCAATGTAGCCCTAAAAACCCTGTAAATTTTCAGATCGATCCATTGAGCAGTTTCCCCGCCCCAAGtatccaaaattttgaaaaaattaaaggaataAGATTTTATCCATTATTGTGGCATAatcttcatgaaaattaaaaatttattttttttttttggttttgctTTCAATTTTGCATCGGCTTAtcagtaaatttatataaaaaaaatgacaaaaaaaaaattcgaaaattaaaaaaaaaatttttttaattcatactTAGTTACCTACacttaatttataaacttaaataCTAAATCTTGAGTAGTTCAATCGGTAgagtataatttataatttttttttgtttttcagtgtcttaacaattatttaaacttgaacTTCGtctcctaaaaaaaaaagcaataaatTCCAAGAGagcaaaataaagaaaaaatacctGCTCGCGACCAGATCACCCGGAAGACAGAAAGGACCATAATCGCCACCGTAAATATCCTTAACCAACTTATCCACCCGAGTGTTGTCGCCTCCTGTCGCCAATTCAATGGCTTCTTCGAAAGTATTGCAGCCAGTTAGCAAACAACAGAGTCCCAGAAATGTACCACCTCCTAAACTGGTGCCGGATATTCTTTTGAAGTTGTCTGGGCCGTACACCGCTAGTATGCTGACTCCGGATCCAATATTTACCAGCTGGAAGTTTTTCAGAAGcgttaataattgatttaattgattattgaattaattacagAGAAACTCACTATAAACGGATAAGGCTCAGAAAAATCAAAAGGAACTTTATGGCAAAGTGTGTCATCAGTAGGATTTGCCCAGTAGTAGCACTCGTGAGGATTCGTCGTCTCGATATAGAGCATCCCGCGGATTAAACTGTGCAATTCGTCGAATTTAGCGAGACTCATGTTCACCTCTCGCTTGAAATTTTCCTCGAATTTGAAAGCACCTCCTCCTGTCGCGCAGACTGTTGTTACTAAGTTCGCCATACCCTTGGACTTCGCCAGTGCTAGGAAGTTTCCCATTTCACTGGTGGGAAATCTTATGAAGTGAAGGGTTCCTCTTCTGCCGCGAATTTCAACGTTGTCCAtctagaaaaataattgtaaggtaaaagaccccatcaGTGACACCTCTAAGACCTATTAGTGGCACACtttctttcaatgaaaaaatgttctacttggaataaaaattcaaaatttttttgatctaaagCTCTcaaagattagaaataatatattcatagtagaaattaatgatttcattaattgaataagtaccaaaatTGAGTGGACTTCTACAGTGGAACCTTCGATAACTTTttcaacagactcgatagagtttggcgccaagttccgttctcaagccagactaccgagtgtgtattattattattattattattattattattattagttttacttgtataccgttttctggtttttacaaggtTACTTTCCGCTCTATATTATCAACTCAGTTTTTCAacccttttttattatcaacatattcTCCACTCTTTTTTATACTCAACATGTTCttcactttttattatcaacatgttctccactttttataatcaacatataattttcgtacatataattttattccaatgcggctgtggaccgacttgtgctttctgtactgcatttaccctattcctcacccctttctatcggttgttggaatagtggcgatggggaaaccacagagaaaacccatgccagtacagttcggctaccggagcgaccCCCGACGATGGGTGTTGAAACTATTTGAacaaccgtcggggctcgaaccctcgccttACGACATGACGCACGAACGAACTATTATTGGGATAATGACTTAGTCCGCTCAGCCATTATGTCGCttgactaccgagtgtgtatataccgtaagcagaacgattttttgaggttacaaatttattttcaaatttattttgattttttttttatatgatattttataatagtagttcatgctttttattacgcgtattacttgattattatcaattatctttataatttttatttaaaattattaaaaataatcagcacaaactatagcgacacagatttttatattttaacttttttcttatgtaaaaagcggacggccagagactaaataatgtaaggatgcatgctaatcttataatagatgggaaactacagtgaaaaaaagatatttgacagcttgcaattacacacgccaggcggcgcaagaataatttttacatgaactataacttaaaggggatagtttgccaccggaaatgtattaaattaaaattgtcaatttttattataattacaaaaaatactggaatccgaacaaaaacagtttcactgtaaaaaaatcacgccaagcccacgttcataagactattaagtaaaaaaaattttatttctttacaaaaagatataaaataaaaaattaaaaaatccaagtaactgatatggttgtatatgattttcggaaattaaaaaaaattttgttgtaaatttaaaaattaaaagcaacaattttggaacgtacttggtgtgcgtcattgtgtacttcaatttttttttaaagtcctagtacaGTGCGCGTCATTGATTCGTAccggttgaaaaattttaaggtaaaatagaaaaatcaaaatttcgacATCTGTAAGTaaagaaatcaataaaaagaaaatctttataagcatcaatttgaacgaaattgaaaaaataatttactgaaaataaataactcaaaatatcaatcacgattaaaatataaattaaaaatattagtaattaaaataatcacacactttataaaataaataaaagtaaaattataacattaaaaaaaaagacaacgatataattagataattttaaaatttatcaaatataaatataggcattggataaaataaaatgaactaAATTCAGAGAAGTCAGTAAAAAGACATttgaatgtttatatttataaaaatattgatagttattaatatataaattcttAAACAATAGACATCTATAAATATAGACTAGACAATTTAGAAACCCGTGATTTTAgacatctgtaaatttttatttatattaattcataaattcaaataaaaatacaattaaatatataattgctTGCAATTTAcgagctaataaaaaattgaaatagaaTTTCTATGAGGCTCTAGAGCACTAGACCACAACCCTTGAATGTTTACGGAGTCGGTTCTCTAGGAGGTTGCGGATTAGGCAGCGGCGGGATTCCCCGCGCTCCAAAAAAATAAcctagacatttttaaaatagcaaGTGTCGTATTTATCAGAGTTAGCTATTCATGGAGGTTTACGGATTCGTTCTCCAGGAGGTTGCGGATCAGGCAGCGGTAAGATTCCCCGCGCTCCGAATAATAACCTACTCTCTTAAAAGAAATCAGTGGAATTTCACTCGTTCACCAGTGGAACTTCACTGATTCCAACCAGTGAATGCAATTTCACTGGTGAATCAGTGAAGTTCACTGGTTGAATCAGTGAACAAAATATCTGCGCGCATACGCGCTTTTATGTCCACTGGTTAAATCAGTGGAAATACACTGATTCCACCAGTGAAATCGTCATTTTactatattttacaaacgggaaattttcattatcaatgcccccgcaatcccttaaCTGAAATagacatcatacacgaagattctcaccgaatttggagtctgtagaagttacagtttggaaatgaaaattttagattttaacacccacctccgcaattcctatcggaagtagactttattgaaatccattttgaggTGATCTCTAcataagagataaaaaatttataccaaatttagagtttttagaagctatattttggaaattaagattttttatggtTAACACTCACCCCCACGATCATTATTGGAGttgattcgttgtaaaatccattattagatcatttttatatcacatatagaagacctctactaaatttggagtcgataggagctatagtttaaaaatgggaattttccattgtcaacgcccccgcaaccccccttgtgggtggaattttgtaaaatccgttcttagctgacctctactcggcgaaaggaatattcctacaaaatttcaaatctctacgccttatgtttccagagatatcgtgatgaatcaatatataggtggaaatctcttatatatatatagataactatcaatatttttataaatataaatattcaaatgtctTTTTACTGACTTCTCTGAATTtagttcattttattttatccaatgcctatatttatatttgataaattttaaaattatctaattatatcgttgtctttttttttaatgttataattttacttttatttattttataaagtgtgtgattattttaattactaatatttttaatttatattttaatcgtgattgatattttgagttatttattttcagtaaattattttttcaatttcgttcaaattgatgcttataaagattttctttttattgatttctttatttacagatgtcgaaattttgatttttctattttaccttaaaatttttcaaccggTACGAATCAATGACGCGCACtgtactaggactttaaaaaaaaattgaagtacacaatgacgcacaccaagtacgttccaaaattgtttcttttaatttttaaatttacaacaaaattttttttaatttccgaaaatcatatacaaccatatcggttacttggattttttaattttttattttatatctttttgtaaagaaataaaattttttttacttaatagtcttatgaacgtgggcttggcgcgatttttttacagtgaaactgtttttgttcggataacAACTATCAAGAATGTGCTATTTACTTATTGCTGAGTATTCTCCATGTTAAACATCAAAAATcttgtttttcattttcttttttatctttctttatgcgtataacaaatttaactgaatttcaattatatttaaataaattaatacctAAACCtctatccacagattcggtagaatctggcgccaagttccgttcaaatccgttgtaaacggagcgccagactaccgactgtgtttactgtaagcagaacggttttttgaggctgcgaaattttatttaattctgcggtactttttttatccaatttgtttatcataacagtaattcataatttacttcaccgtattaattaattatattcacttataacaatttatttacttgaaattattaaattttatcagcacatactatagctcgctcacaaatttcgatcctgacttttttttatggagaaaggtcagcgccacagactagataaaataaaaatgtgtagtaatcctcctatagataagcaactacagttaaaaaaagtaattcacagcttacatttacggccgccagagtgcac
The sequence above is drawn from the Cotesia glomerata isolate CgM1 linkage group LG4, MPM_Cglom_v2.3, whole genome shotgun sequence genome and encodes:
- the LOC123263833 gene encoding dynein regulatory complex subunit 4, with the protein product MGPKKAKAKTSDTVDGVDTSKMSREQLELYSHKILEEMEREREERNFFQLERDKLRTFWEITRNQLDEARATIRNKEREKEELAEKHDEEIKLYKQKVKHLMYEHHTNLSETKAEHMVALKLAQDDHNDQENELIKDKKELRKIQKENELAHINEIRLLKLKNAEEMSDMIKKFESEAMEMEQKYEQKLTSQYESLNLKHRMEISEIEERKNMQIANLIKNHEKAFLDMKNYYNDITINNLSLIQSLKEQMEVMKSSEERTKKQARESITENKKLTTDLKSSTEQVGELTRQLTNYEKDKLCLSNTKKKLAAVSKDYDNLKWENEVLEMRFEKCQKERDELHSRFVSSILELQQKTGLKNVLLEKKLDKLSEILEQREAQIGEVLAAAQLDPATTGQINQKFEDILNRKNTAIQDLQYDLAKACKAHDDLLMNYENKLQEYGIADSPLGQPLRSIRKKRNNRTDKILSNL
- the LOC123262740 gene encoding pantothenate kinase 3 isoform X3, coding for MMSPNKYKNNTNSSMASNGYSATSKQTKGFNPPPCESVNSMPWFGMDIGGTLCKLVYFEPKDITRDEADAEVETLKNIRRYLTKNSAYGKTGHRDTHLQMDNVEIRGRRGTLHFIRFPTSEMGNFLALAKSKGMANLVTTVCATGGGAFKFEENFKREVNMSLAKFDELHSLIRGMLYIETTNPHECYYWANPTDDTLCHKVPFDFSEPYPFILVNIGSGVSILAVYGPDNFKRISGTSLGGGTFLGLCCLLTGCNTFEEAIELATGGDNTRVDKLVKDIYGGDYGPFCLPGDLVASSFGQMNSKDRRQAVNKEDLARATLVTITNNIGSIARMCAVNEKIERVVFAGNFLRVNPISMKLLAYAMDYWSKGTLKALFLEHEGYFGAVGCLLQFNGETI
- the LOC123262740 gene encoding pantothenate kinase 3 isoform X1 gives rise to the protein MMSPNKYKNNTNSSMASNGYSATSKQTKGFNPPPCESVNSMPWFGMDIGGTLCKLVYFEPKDITRDEADAEVETLKNIRRYLTKNSAYGKTGHRDTHLQMDNVEIRGRRGTLHFIRFPTSEMGNFLALAKSKGMANLVTTVCATGGGAFKFEENFKREVNMSLAKFDELHSLIRGMLYIETTNPHECYYWANPTDDTLCHKVPFDFSEPYPFILVNIGSGVSILAVYGPDNFKRISGTSLGGGTFLGLCCLLTGCNTFEEAIELATGGDNTRVDKLVKDIYGGDYGPFCLPGDLVASSFLQLCSFGQMNSKDRRQAVNKEDLARATLVTITNNIGSIARMCAVNEKIERVVFAGNFLRVNPISMKLLAYAMDYWSKGTLKALFLEHEGYFGAVGCLLQFNGETI
- the LOC123262740 gene encoding pantothenate kinase 3 isoform X2, which produces MMSPNKYKNNTNSSMASNGYSATSKQTKGFNPPPSMPWFGMDIGGTLCKLVYFEPKDITRDEADAEVETLKNIRRYLTKNSAYGKTGHRDTHLQMDNVEIRGRRGTLHFIRFPTSEMGNFLALAKSKGMANLVTTVCATGGGAFKFEENFKREVNMSLAKFDELHSLIRGMLYIETTNPHECYYWANPTDDTLCHKVPFDFSEPYPFILVNIGSGVSILAVYGPDNFKRISGTSLGGGTFLGLCCLLTGCNTFEEAIELATGGDNTRVDKLVKDIYGGDYGPFCLPGDLVASSFLQLCSFGQMNSKDRRQAVNKEDLARATLVTITNNIGSIARMCAVNEKIERVVFAGNFLRVNPISMKLLAYAMDYWSKGTLKALFLEHEGYFGAVGCLLQFNGETI